From Salinibacterium sp. ZJ450, one genomic window encodes:
- a CDS encoding DUF6325 family protein, whose protein sequence is MTEHDLSKLGPVDFLVIEFPAGHQNFTGEMAEELLRLVKAGTIRVIDAIILTKDEDGVVDASELADAGDLGDLVELEAELAELLAAEDVEKLANAMDPGSVAGVLVYENVWAAPFASAARQAGGQLIANGRIPIQAIIASLEADDALESSGA, encoded by the coding sequence ATGACTGAACACGATCTATCTAAGTTGGGACCAGTTGACTTTCTCGTCATCGAGTTCCCGGCGGGGCATCAGAACTTCACGGGCGAGATGGCGGAAGAGCTGCTCCGCCTGGTGAAGGCGGGAACGATCAGGGTGATCGACGCGATCATCCTGACCAAGGATGAGGACGGCGTCGTCGACGCCTCAGAGCTTGCGGATGCCGGAGACCTCGGTGATCTTGTCGAGCTCGAAGCCGAACTCGCGGAACTGTTGGCTGCCGAAGACGTCGAGAAGCTCGCGAATGCGATGGACCCGGGCAGCGTCGCGGGCGTGCTCGTCTACGAGAACGTCTGGGCGGCGCCGTTCGCGTCCGCCGCACGGCAAGCCGGCGGTCAGCTCATCGCCAACGGTCGCATCCCCATCCAAGCGATCATCGCCTCGCTCGAGGCAGACGACGCACTCGAATCATCAGGAGCATGA
- a CDS encoding arylsulfatase, whose amino-acid sequence MSVVEYPEGTAFTGVVGRTAEESSPAWPARTRAPKGSPNVLFIVLDDTGFGQLGCFGSPIETPNLDALAANGLRYNNMHTTALCSPSRSCVITGRNHHSNAMACITELATGYPGYNGIVPFENGYLSEILLGHGYNTYAVGKWHLIPSSQETAAGPYDRWPLGRGFERFYGFLGGDTSQWNPDLIYDNHQVEPPATPAEGYHLTPDLVDKASRFVADAKQIDPDKPFFLYFATGATHAPHHVPKEWADKYTGKFDDGWDAYRTGTHARQQELGIVPVDTELSRHDPDVPGWDTLSDDERRLYAREMEVFAGFLSHTDHHIGKLLDFLREIGEFDNTLIMVVSDNGASAEGGLTGTTNEAQFFNNAPEPVEESLAVIDEIGGPKHFNHYPWGWTWAGNTPFRRWKRETYRGGSSDPFIVHWPDRIRAKGEVRTQYAHIIDMVPTVLDLLQLDAPSTIRGVPQSPIQGVSFAHTLDDAAAETNHHTQYFEMFGHRSIYHDGWRAVCPWPGASFSEAGVPFGAPISAETLSKLDATGWELYHVAEDFAENHDVAADHRDLLIAMIGRWYVEAGKYDVMPVDGSALTRMISEKPLLAAPRDSYVYYPGTQSLPYFAAPKVLNRPHSITADVEIPEHGAEGVLVCQGSAAGGYTLFLQDGKLHYVHNYVAREYFRVESNDAVPSGNHSLRYEFEPTGELSLANGKGSPGRMQLYVDGALVGEADAPYTTPAMFNPGALTCGANPGSPITPDYEGLFPFTGTIHHVTVDVSGETIEDSEAQMKAAMARQ is encoded by the coding sequence ATGTCGGTTGTCGAATACCCAGAAGGTACCGCGTTCACAGGGGTGGTCGGTCGCACCGCAGAGGAGTCGAGTCCGGCGTGGCCCGCGCGGACACGTGCCCCGAAGGGATCGCCGAACGTGCTGTTCATCGTGTTGGATGACACCGGGTTCGGGCAGTTGGGTTGCTTCGGCAGCCCCATCGAAACGCCGAACCTCGACGCCCTGGCGGCAAACGGGCTGCGGTACAACAACATGCACACCACAGCGTTGTGTTCGCCGAGTCGGTCGTGCGTGATCACGGGTCGCAACCATCACAGCAACGCGATGGCGTGCATCACCGAGCTCGCCACCGGCTACCCCGGGTACAACGGCATCGTGCCGTTTGAGAACGGGTACCTCTCGGAGATCCTGCTCGGGCACGGGTACAACACGTACGCGGTAGGCAAGTGGCACCTCATCCCGAGCAGTCAGGAGACGGCGGCCGGGCCATACGACCGATGGCCGCTCGGCCGCGGCTTCGAACGGTTTTACGGGTTCCTCGGCGGGGACACCAGCCAGTGGAATCCGGACCTGATCTACGACAACCACCAGGTCGAGCCGCCGGCGACGCCCGCGGAGGGGTACCATCTCACCCCCGACCTGGTCGACAAGGCGAGCCGGTTCGTGGCCGATGCCAAGCAGATCGACCCGGACAAGCCCTTCTTTCTGTACTTCGCCACGGGCGCCACGCATGCGCCGCACCATGTGCCGAAGGAGTGGGCCGACAAGTACACCGGGAAGTTCGACGACGGTTGGGACGCGTACCGCACCGGGACCCACGCCAGGCAGCAGGAGCTGGGCATCGTTCCGGTCGACACGGAGTTGTCGCGCCATGACCCCGACGTGCCGGGCTGGGACACCCTCAGCGACGACGAGCGGAGGCTGTACGCACGCGAGATGGAAGTGTTCGCCGGGTTCTTGAGCCACACCGATCACCACATCGGCAAGCTGCTCGACTTCCTCCGGGAGATCGGCGAGTTCGACAACACGCTGATCATGGTGGTGTCAGACAACGGAGCCAGCGCCGAGGGCGGCCTCACCGGCACGACGAACGAGGCGCAGTTCTTCAACAACGCGCCTGAGCCGGTCGAGGAGAGCCTCGCCGTCATCGACGAGATCGGTGGGCCGAAGCACTTCAACCACTACCCGTGGGGTTGGACGTGGGCGGGCAACACGCCGTTCCGTCGGTGGAAGCGGGAGACGTACCGTGGCGGCTCATCCGATCCGTTCATCGTGCACTGGCCGGACCGGATCAGGGCGAAGGGCGAGGTCCGCACGCAGTACGCGCACATCATCGACATGGTGCCGACGGTGCTCGACCTGCTGCAACTCGACGCGCCGTCGACAATCCGCGGCGTCCCGCAGTCACCGATCCAGGGCGTGAGCTTCGCACACACCCTTGACGACGCGGCAGCCGAGACGAACCATCACACCCAGTACTTCGAGATGTTCGGTCACCGCTCCATCTACCACGACGGGTGGCGAGCGGTCTGCCCGTGGCCGGGCGCCTCCTTCTCGGAAGCGGGCGTTCCGTTCGGCGCGCCGATCTCGGCCGAGACGCTCAGCAAGCTCGACGCGACCGGATGGGAGCTGTACCACGTCGCCGAGGACTTCGCGGAGAACCACGACGTGGCCGCCGATCACCGCGACCTGTTGATCGCGATGATCGGCAGATGGTACGTCGAGGCAGGCAAGTACGACGTGATGCCCGTCGACGGCAGCGCGCTCACCCGCATGATCAGCGAGAAGCCTTTGCTGGCCGCGCCCCGCGACTCCTACGTCTATTACCCGGGCACCCAGTCGCTTCCGTACTTCGCCGCCCCCAAGGTGCTGAACCGTCCACACAGCATCACCGCCGATGTCGAGATCCCCGAACACGGCGCCGAGGGCGTGCTCGTGTGCCAGGGATCGGCCGCTGGTGGTTACACGCTGTTCCTGCAGGACGGCAAGCTCCACTACGTCCACAACTATGTCGCACGGGAGTACTTCCGAGTGGAGTCGAACGATGCGGTCCCCTCGGGGAACCACTCCCTGCGGTACGAATTCGAACCCACCGGCGAACTCTCCCTTGCGAATGGGAAGGGATCTCCCGGCCGCATGCAGCTCTACGTCGACGGCGCACTCGTCGGCGAGGCCGATGCCCCCTACACCACACCGGCGATGTTCAACCCCGGCGCCCTCACCTGCGGCGCCAATCCCGGATCACCGATCACCCCCGACTACGAAGGACTATTCCCGTTCACCGGTACCATCCACCACGTGACCGTCGACGTCAGCGGCGAAACCATCGAAGACAGCGAGGCTCAGATGAAAGCTGCGATGGCTCGCCAATGA
- a CDS encoding DUF1269 domain-containing protein: MAEADGVFLFIGTYPSEAAARVDYDVVKELHSAGAVGTYDAGVVTKDDKGKVHVNKDEMATRHGGWGGAAAGAVVGLLFPPAVIGTALVGGAIGAASGHLSRGISRSDVKELGDLIDEGQAALLVIGETTIQKAIDKAELKAEKRVAKELDVKASDVDAAIKGAAGEVS; this comes from the coding sequence ATGGCTGAAGCAGATGGTGTTTTCCTCTTCATCGGCACGTACCCGAGCGAAGCGGCGGCGCGAGTTGACTACGACGTAGTCAAAGAGTTGCACTCGGCGGGCGCGGTTGGTACGTACGACGCAGGGGTTGTCACGAAGGACGACAAGGGCAAGGTGCACGTCAACAAGGACGAGATGGCGACTCGCCACGGAGGTTGGGGCGGTGCCGCGGCCGGTGCGGTTGTGGGACTTCTATTCCCTCCGGCTGTAATCGGCACTGCGCTCGTCGGCGGCGCTATCGGCGCAGCGAGCGGCCACCTCTCGCGTGGAATCTCACGCTCCGACGTCAAGGAACTCGGGGACCTCATTGATGAAGGTCAGGCCGCGTTGCTTGTCATCGGTGAGACTACGATTCAGAAGGCGATTGACAAAGCCGAGTTGAAGGCAGAGAAGCGCGTGGCGAAAGAACTCGACGTGAAGGCGTCCGACGTGGATGCCGCGATAAAGGGCGCCGCAGGCGAGGTCAGCTGA
- a CDS encoding superoxide dismutase: MSGRMVARTLSAAALGALLFVSGTPAVLAAPHAPPGHSEDVIALPNGFQPEGIAIDHHGTGYVGSLVDGDVYVFDVRSGEEITTLEGPGTPSVGLKIDDQGRLFIAGGPTGEARVVDADTGDLLESYTLTSAPSIVNDVVVTCDAAWFTDSQQAQLYKLPLGKDGALPESDAIEVVPLSGDWVQQEGFNANGIAETPDHEALLVIQTNTGILFRVDPETGDATVVDLGGVVLTDGDGLLVVGRTLYVVQNFLNTVAVIRLDAAGTSGELVDQRTDSDFQVPTTIAKFRDGLYLPNARFDTPPTPDTEYSVVRIDR, encoded by the coding sequence ATGTCCGGTCGCATGGTCGCGCGTACATTGTCCGCCGCCGCATTGGGCGCTCTCCTGTTCGTATCAGGAACGCCCGCGGTCCTCGCCGCACCGCATGCACCGCCCGGTCACTCCGAGGATGTGATCGCACTGCCCAACGGGTTCCAGCCAGAGGGAATCGCGATCGACCATCACGGCACTGGATACGTCGGCTCACTCGTCGACGGCGACGTCTACGTCTTCGATGTGCGCAGCGGCGAGGAGATCACGACCCTCGAGGGTCCTGGCACGCCGTCGGTCGGCCTGAAGATCGATGACCAGGGTCGGCTGTTCATCGCGGGCGGGCCCACCGGTGAGGCGCGGGTCGTGGATGCCGACACCGGCGACCTCCTGGAGAGCTACACCCTCACCAGCGCGCCGTCGATCGTGAACGATGTCGTCGTGACTTGCGACGCCGCATGGTTCACGGACAGTCAGCAGGCGCAGCTCTACAAGCTCCCCCTCGGAAAGGACGGCGCGCTCCCGGAGTCGGATGCGATCGAGGTCGTCCCGCTGTCGGGCGACTGGGTACAGCAGGAGGGCTTCAATGCCAACGGCATCGCGGAGACCCCTGACCACGAAGCACTCCTCGTGATCCAAACGAACACCGGCATCCTGTTCCGCGTCGATCCCGAGACCGGCGACGCCACGGTCGTTGACCTGGGCGGTGTCGTGCTCACTGACGGCGACGGGCTGCTCGTCGTCGGACGCACCCTGTACGTCGTACAGAACTTCTTGAACACGGTCGCCGTCATCCGCCTCGATGCAGCAGGCACCAGCGGCGAACTCGTCGACCAGCGCACGGATTCCGACTTCCAAGTGCCGACGACAATCGCGAAGTTCCGCGACGGGCTTTACCTCCCGAACGCGCGCTTCGACACTCCCCCGACGCCCGACACCGAGTACTCGGTGGTGCGCATCGATCGGTGA
- a CDS encoding MIP/aquaporin family protein: MAQDSHAAARGRFERWFEAEVVQPIADFQNPRQEWRRLASELFGTFLLVLVAAGGGMMSQAFPDTINRTAAVIAPGLMVMGIILFMGKVSGAHLNPAVTLAFSLRGDFPWRRVPAYIVAQLIGATLAAWFLYAVIGVSASYGSNYPADGYSSFQAFVMEAVLTLGLVSVILGTASGAQNIGVAGAVGVGGYIALAGLWGSPISGTSMNPARTFGPDLVALDFTDYWVYIAGPIVGAALAVGFAFVLRGYGGGRSGSAAAQGALETEVERPDKA, translated from the coding sequence ATGGCACAGGATTCGCACGCAGCGGCGCGAGGCCGGTTCGAGCGGTGGTTCGAGGCCGAGGTCGTTCAGCCAATCGCCGATTTCCAGAACCCGCGGCAGGAGTGGCGACGACTCGCGTCGGAGCTGTTTGGGACGTTCCTCCTGGTGCTCGTCGCCGCCGGCGGCGGAATGATGAGTCAGGCCTTTCCCGACACGATCAACAGGACCGCGGCCGTCATCGCACCCGGGCTGATGGTGATGGGGATCATCCTGTTCATGGGCAAGGTGTCCGGCGCCCATTTGAATCCGGCGGTGACGCTCGCGTTCTCGCTGCGCGGGGACTTCCCGTGGCGGCGCGTGCCCGCCTACATCGTGGCGCAACTGATCGGCGCGACGCTGGCCGCCTGGTTCCTGTACGCGGTGATCGGAGTGTCGGCGTCGTACGGGTCCAACTATCCGGCCGACGGGTACTCGTCGTTCCAAGCGTTCGTGATGGAGGCCGTCCTCACGCTCGGACTCGTCAGCGTGATCCTCGGCACGGCGTCCGGCGCGCAGAACATCGGCGTCGCCGGCGCGGTCGGAGTCGGCGGTTACATCGCACTCGCCGGGCTGTGGGGCAGCCCGATCTCGGGGACGTCGATGAACCCGGCGCGCACATTCGGCCCAGACCTTGTCGCGCTGGACTTCACCGACTACTGGGTATATATCGCGGGACCCATTGTGGGTGCAGCCCTTGCCGTCGGTTTCGCCTTCGTGCTGCGCGGGTACGGCGGTGGCCGCAGCGGTTCGGCTGCGGCTCAGGGCGCACTCGAGACCGAGGTCGAACGTCCCGACAAGGCGTGA
- a CDS encoding alpha/beta fold hydrolase codes for MGVNRRTPKRPASSLAERWTTIDGIDVFYRESPEPPDAPVMMHLHGFGLSGRYLLPTAERLSDDFHTFVPDLPGFGRSGKAADALDVPDLAHAAARFLDDRGVESATLVGNSMGCPVILEFAYRHPERLKRAVLVSPAGGVYNQPLRRAVGQLARDGVREPTRMARVAVPDYLRFGVPSTFKLFRALTQYPSLDRLLELHIPTLVVIGDRDPLMPSPARVQEVAGRTDNHVLVVMVEGAAHAINFSHPGELSHLIRLFMADQPIVDDPDSPGHARLQEIHRGAHHPPSRDPGN; via the coding sequence ATGGGAGTCAATAGGCGAACCCCCAAGCGCCCGGCGTCCAGCCTGGCTGAGCGATGGACCACGATCGACGGAATCGACGTCTTCTACCGCGAGTCGCCCGAGCCACCGGACGCTCCGGTGATGATGCACCTGCACGGCTTCGGCCTCTCGGGCCGGTACCTGCTCCCGACGGCCGAACGGCTCAGCGACGACTTTCACACCTTCGTTCCCGACCTCCCCGGGTTCGGACGAAGCGGGAAGGCGGCCGATGCCCTCGACGTCCCCGATCTCGCGCACGCCGCAGCCAGATTCCTCGACGATCGTGGGGTCGAATCGGCCACGCTGGTCGGCAACTCGATGGGATGCCCCGTCATCCTGGAGTTCGCGTATCGACATCCTGAGCGCCTCAAGCGTGCGGTCCTCGTGTCGCCGGCCGGTGGTGTGTACAACCAGCCTCTACGCCGCGCCGTTGGGCAGCTCGCTCGCGACGGTGTGCGCGAGCCGACTCGGATGGCGCGTGTGGCGGTTCCGGATTACCTGCGATTCGGTGTTCCCAGCACGTTCAAGCTCTTCCGGGCGCTTACTCAATACCCGTCGCTCGACCGGCTGCTCGAGCTGCACATTCCGACCCTGGTTGTCATCGGCGACCGGGATCCGCTGATGCCGAGCCCCGCCCGCGTTCAGGAGGTTGCCGGCCGCACCGACAACCACGTGCTGGTGGTCATGGTCGAGGGTGCGGCGCACGCCATCAATTTCAGTCACCCGGGCGAACTGTCCCACCTCATTCGCCTGTTCATGGCGGACCAGCCGATCGTCGACGACCCCGACTCGCCGGGCCATGCCCGCTTGCAGGAAATCCACCGTGGTGCGCACCATCCACCCAGTAGGGACCCTGGGAACTGA
- a CDS encoding formylglycine-generating enzyme family protein codes for MIEIPSGTLLMGSDEFYPEEGPVHEREIAAFAMDEHPVTNADFAGFVSQTGYVTVAERPLDPAEFPGADLESLVPGGLVFTPTAGPVDLNDWREWWRWQPGAHWRAPAGAGSTIEDRMRHPVVQVAYDDAAAYAQWAGKRLPTESEWEWAARGGLVGRRYAWGDEPRVDGRLMADTWQGAFPYRNEGAAGWVGTARVGSFPANGYGLFDMIGNVWEWTSNEWTPRHVIPGAHGVDSGGRENLLLGAGSGFSAEPRRVLKGGSHLCAPEYCLRYRPAARTSQTEDSATTHIGFRCVR; via the coding sequence GTGATTGAGATACCTTCCGGCACGCTCCTCATGGGATCCGACGAGTTCTATCCCGAAGAGGGTCCCGTACACGAACGCGAGATTGCGGCGTTCGCGATGGATGAGCACCCGGTCACGAACGCGGACTTTGCGGGCTTCGTTTCCCAGACCGGCTACGTCACGGTCGCTGAGCGCCCCCTCGATCCGGCGGAATTCCCTGGCGCCGATCTGGAATCCCTCGTCCCAGGCGGGCTTGTCTTCACTCCGACGGCAGGGCCGGTGGATCTCAACGACTGGCGAGAATGGTGGCGATGGCAGCCGGGCGCGCATTGGCGAGCGCCGGCAGGCGCTGGGTCGACGATCGAGGACCGGATGCGGCATCCCGTTGTCCAAGTCGCATATGACGACGCCGCTGCATACGCGCAGTGGGCAGGCAAACGCCTCCCCACGGAAAGCGAGTGGGAGTGGGCCGCGCGGGGCGGTCTCGTCGGTCGCCGCTATGCGTGGGGCGACGAGCCGCGCGTCGACGGGCGACTGATGGCGGATACCTGGCAGGGCGCGTTCCCGTATCGGAACGAGGGTGCAGCTGGCTGGGTCGGCACGGCGCGCGTCGGGAGCTTCCCAGCGAATGGGTATGGCCTATTCGACATGATCGGGAACGTCTGGGAGTGGACGTCCAACGAGTGGACGCCCCGGCACGTCATTCCCGGAGCGCACGGAGTTGACTCCGGCGGTCGGGAGAACTTGCTGCTTGGCGCCGGCAGCGGTTTCAGCGCCGAGCCTCGCCGCGTGCTCAAAGGCGGCTCGCATCTCTGCGCACCTGAGTACTGTCTCAGATACCGACCAGCCGCGCGGACCTCGCAGACCGAGGACTCGGCGACCACCCACATTGGCTTCCGCTGCGTGCGCTAG
- a CDS encoding SHOCT domain-containing protein → MDFWSWVSWFFWVFVFTAYLMVLFSILGDIFRDSTLNGWVKAIWIIFLIFVPFLTALIYVIARGSGMQKRGMAQARDMREQQDAYIRSTAGASSPSQDIATAKSLLDSGAITQAEFDALKSKALAR, encoded by the coding sequence ATGGATTTCTGGAGTTGGGTCTCGTGGTTCTTCTGGGTCTTCGTCTTCACGGCCTACCTGATGGTGCTGTTCTCGATCCTCGGCGACATCTTCCGCGATAGCACCCTGAACGGGTGGGTGAAGGCGATCTGGATCATCTTCCTCATCTTCGTCCCGTTCCTCACCGCGCTGATCTACGTGATCGCACGCGGTTCAGGAATGCAGAAGCGTGGGATGGCGCAGGCTCGGGATATGCGGGAGCAGCAGGATGCGTACATCCGCTCGACGGCTGGGGCATCGTCGCCGTCACAGGACATCGCGACGGCAAAGTCGCTGCTCGACTCCGGTGCGATCACTCAGGCCGAGTTCGATGCCCTCAAGTCGAAGGCACTCGCGCGCTGA
- a CDS encoding arginase family protein, whose amino-acid sequence MMRIAIIGAPFDGYGRAGHQAMAAQAIRDAGISAAWAPLETATDEDLLLPAQTPERGTATKLMNESALVAMTQNLSMAVARAATSDTFPCVIGGDCSALLGIMAAVHGRPGGVGLLVLDGHEDTMPLDVSEDGEAANVEIGLLLGLTGRTMSGPLAGLVPTMAPQRLAMLGARDDSWRRRFNVASVAGLGAYARDATAVALEPEHIAREAAAFVTRTSQSWWLHVDLDVLDPEHFPAQRVPGAPDEPGGLTPDQLAAVMVSAAQHPGLVGLSIAIYDPDQDVDGAGARTITLLVRKLAAVLAEQ is encoded by the coding sequence ATGATGCGGATCGCGATCATCGGAGCGCCGTTCGACGGGTACGGTCGAGCGGGACACCAGGCCATGGCCGCTCAGGCCATAAGAGACGCCGGCATCTCGGCGGCGTGGGCGCCCCTCGAAACGGCCACGGACGAAGACCTACTCCTTCCCGCGCAGACCCCCGAGCGCGGAACGGCCACCAAGCTCATGAATGAGTCAGCGCTAGTGGCCATGACGCAGAACCTCTCGATGGCGGTAGCTCGGGCTGCGACATCCGACACATTTCCCTGCGTCATCGGCGGCGACTGCTCGGCCCTGCTCGGCATCATGGCCGCAGTCCACGGGCGGCCGGGTGGCGTCGGACTACTGGTGCTCGATGGCCACGAGGACACGATGCCGCTCGACGTGTCCGAAGACGGCGAAGCGGCAAATGTCGAGATCGGCCTTCTGTTGGGATTGACGGGCAGGACGATGTCCGGTCCGCTTGCCGGGCTGGTGCCGACCATGGCTCCGCAGCGGCTGGCAATGCTTGGCGCGCGCGATGACTCCTGGCGGCGGAGGTTCAATGTCGCCTCGGTCGCAGGCCTTGGCGCCTATGCGCGGGACGCCACGGCCGTCGCCCTGGAGCCCGAGCATATCGCTCGCGAGGCCGCAGCGTTTGTCACCCGCACGAGCCAGAGTTGGTGGTTGCATGTCGACCTCGATGTCCTTGACCCCGAGCACTTTCCGGCACAACGCGTGCCGGGCGCTCCGGACGAACCGGGAGGGCTCACCCCCGACCAACTCGCCGCCGTCATGGTCTCGGCGGCACAGCATCCGGGCCTCGTCGGCCTCAGCATTGCCATCTACGACCCTGACCAGGACGTCGACGGGGCCGGTGCGCGAACCATCACCCTTCTAGTTCGGAAACTCGCCGCGGTGCTCGCCGAGCAATAG
- a CDS encoding dihydrofolate reductase family protein, whose product MHENAGDSSTQELLVDFIISLDGYASAEGWPGWWGLEGPEYLRWLEEQPENDYTILMGAKTYRQMAGFAAQSAESESSFTTDEESSIGGIAQAPKVVFSSTLKPPFALPNTEVVNADAVEAVAEMKRSGTKPMRTIGSLSLSRALLAAGLVDRFRVVVFPVITGKTGSERIYDGYPDVALELVESRTFDGRLQLLDYIPTLLTGPPGAPAER is encoded by the coding sequence ATGCATGAGAATGCTGGCGATTCATCCACACAGGAACTGCTCGTGGATTTCATCATCTCGCTCGACGGGTATGCATCCGCAGAGGGTTGGCCAGGCTGGTGGGGGCTGGAAGGCCCCGAGTATCTGCGCTGGCTCGAGGAGCAGCCCGAGAACGACTACACGATCTTGATGGGGGCGAAAACCTACCGCCAGATGGCGGGGTTCGCCGCGCAGAGCGCAGAGTCAGAATCGAGTTTCACGACCGACGAGGAATCCAGTATCGGCGGGATTGCCCAAGCGCCCAAAGTGGTCTTCTCCTCGACCCTGAAACCACCGTTCGCCTTGCCCAACACCGAGGTCGTCAACGCAGACGCGGTCGAGGCGGTAGCGGAGATGAAGCGAAGTGGGACGAAGCCTATGCGCACGATCGGTAGCCTGAGCCTGAGCCGAGCGCTGCTCGCGGCGGGGCTGGTGGACAGATTCCGGGTGGTCGTCTTTCCGGTGATTACCGGCAAGACCGGCAGCGAGCGCATCTACGACGGCTACCCGGATGTCGCTCTCGAGCTCGTCGAGAGTCGGACCTTTGACGGGCGTCTGCAGTTGCTCGACTACATCCCCACGCTGCTCACCGGTCCGCCGGGAGCACCCGCCGAGCGGTGA
- the cls gene encoding cardiolipin synthase yields MDPVLGTGGIWAAGFLIDLAIKITALFIIPRGRKPTAAMAWLLAIFLIPFIGILLFLVIGNFRLPKKRMQEQARIDALIEDRVVAESSVIADESSWPRWFQRVAQQNEKLTALPALGGNDSTLFGDYQSSIDAMTADVEKAQKFVHVEFFIVSWDKTTRGFFSAMERAVARGVSVRLLADHVSSTRMPHCKETFAELDRIGVKWEWMLPVMPFKGKYQRPDLRNHRKIVVVDGIVAFLGSQNLVDRTYNSEKNIKRGLKWQELVTRLTGPVVASVNAVFLSDWLIETDENLIDTEHVLVSELARDTSPDAVVCQVVPSGPGYQTENNLRLFLSLIYGANEKVILTSPYFVPDEAMVYAITTACQRGLEVQLFVSEISDQGLVYHAQRSYYDALLEAGVKIYLYPAPFILHSKHFSIDDDIAVIGSSNMDIRSFSLNMEVSLMVLGKSFVAGMRQVEQGYRDASRELTLEQWRREPAKASFLDGMARLTSALN; encoded by the coding sequence ATGGACCCAGTGCTTGGAACGGGCGGAATCTGGGCGGCGGGGTTCCTCATCGACCTGGCCATCAAGATCACCGCTCTCTTCATCATCCCGAGAGGTCGAAAGCCAACGGCGGCGATGGCGTGGCTGCTCGCGATCTTCCTGATCCCGTTCATCGGGATACTGCTGTTCCTGGTGATCGGCAATTTCCGGTTGCCGAAGAAGCGCATGCAGGAGCAGGCACGAATCGATGCGCTGATCGAGGACCGCGTTGTCGCGGAGAGCAGCGTCATCGCTGACGAGTCCTCCTGGCCCAGGTGGTTCCAGCGCGTCGCGCAGCAGAACGAAAAGCTCACGGCGCTGCCGGCGCTCGGCGGCAACGATTCAACGTTGTTCGGGGACTATCAGTCGTCGATCGATGCGATGACAGCGGATGTCGAAAAGGCACAGAAGTTCGTGCACGTGGAGTTCTTCATCGTCTCCTGGGATAAGACCACTCGAGGGTTCTTCTCCGCGATGGAACGCGCGGTCGCCCGCGGTGTGAGCGTGCGACTGCTCGCCGACCACGTCTCCTCCACGAGGATGCCCCACTGCAAGGAGACGTTTGCCGAGCTGGATCGGATCGGGGTGAAGTGGGAGTGGATGCTTCCGGTGATGCCGTTCAAGGGCAAATACCAGCGGCCCGATCTGCGCAACCACCGCAAGATCGTCGTGGTCGACGGGATCGTCGCGTTCCTCGGCTCACAGAACCTGGTCGACCGCACGTACAACTCCGAGAAGAACATCAAACGCGGCCTGAAATGGCAGGAGCTCGTCACCCGGCTTACCGGGCCGGTCGTGGCATCCGTCAACGCGGTCTTCCTCTCGGACTGGCTCATCGAGACCGACGAGAACCTCATCGACACCGAGCACGTTCTCGTGTCGGAGCTCGCCCGCGACACGTCACCCGATGCGGTGGTGTGCCAGGTGGTACCGTCCGGCCCGGGATACCAGACCGAAAACAATCTGCGGCTCTTTTTATCGCTGATCTACGGCGCTAACGAGAAGGTGATCCTCACCAGCCCCTACTTCGTCCCCGACGAGGCAATGGTCTACGCGATCACCACCGCCTGCCAGCGAGGGCTGGAAGTGCAGCTGTTCGTCTCCGAGATCAGCGATCAGGGACTCGTCTACCACGCGCAGCGGTCCTATTACGATGCCCTGCTCGAAGCCGGGGTGAAGATCTACCTGTACCCGGCGCCCTTCATCCTGCACTCCAAGCACTTCTCCATCGACGACGACATCGCGGTGATCGGCTCCAGCAACATGGACATCCGGTCGTTCAGCCTCAACATGGAGGTCTCGCTGATGGTCCTCGGGAAGTCATTCGTCGCAGGCATGCGCCAGGTGGAGCAGGGCTACCGGGACGCCAGCCGCGAACTCACCCTCGAACAATGGCGTCGCGAGCCGGCGAAGGCCTCGTTCCTCGACGGCATGGCCCGACTTACGTCCGCGCTGAACTAG